In one window of Miscanthus floridulus cultivar M001 chromosome 12, ASM1932011v1, whole genome shotgun sequence DNA:
- the LOC136496951 gene encoding uncharacterized protein has translation MARRRRRPSGRGAKVAAKPAEDSPPDTDPTSLSSFPSGRSTDPKSPLSGFQPHQDDDDEAWTQSDKRALRRRLLDIIHRFYLDAISRLPPVEFRRTTGLTRGLFVGGHCFGPLHPVHNIVVNSIWYAAAFPVRRPAGSDVEDEANALLSTDGIARICHRSLDGLVAALRHLCPSLSNGDALWRLFSTSADLTTAVALANGVSKSSALRVVASQGHAAFHLAALVAQHPDPTAFAHFASSALPSINGQHNIVQLLIMKHMLASRHINYLSKVLVPSSPHEPSVPPLMLSTQVLDCIASQKQQFKGIGKQVVNVVNMALQEYTQRSGEQLKLHSVCGASLLKEEGLENCYHINFLAYHEGSGSAVAAPVLFFTEAIIPSCDETDIRLCVPVDPVTDIGRCFACESNRKKVVHPFYDEYLGGREFQEDEVDYGNDFPSPLDADYIFFDADRDRAFANYLWRKSTGH, from the exons ATGGCTCGCCGGCGTAGACGCCCCTCCGGCCGGGGCGCTAAGGTGGCGGCGAAGCCTGCCGAAGACTCGCCGCCCGACACGGACCCGACATCCTTGTCCTCTTTCCCTTCCGGTAGATCCACCGACCCCAAATCCCCTCTCTCTGGGTTTCAACCGCAccaggacgacgacgatgaggctTGGACTCAATCGGACAAGAGGGCCTTGAGGCGGAGGCTGCTGGACATCATCCACCGCTTCTACCTCGACGCCATCTCGCGGTTGCCCCCAGTCGAGTTCAGGAGGACCACCGGCCTCACGCGGGGCCTCTTTGTCGGTGGCCACTGCTTCGGTCCACTCCACCCCGTCCACAACATCGTCGTCAACTCCATCTGGTACGCCGCCGCCTTTCCCGTCCGACGGCCCGCCGGCAGCGACGTCGAAGATGAGGCCAACGCACTGCTCAGCACCGACGGCATCGCCCGTATCTGCCACCGCTCTCTCGACGGGCTAGTGGCCGCCCTCCGCCACCTGTGCCCCTCCCTCTCCAACGGTGATGCTCTGTGGCGGCTCTTCTCCACTAGCGCTGACCTCACCACTGCCGTCGCACTGGCAAACGGGGTCAGCAAATCAAGCGCGCTGCGTGTCGTCGCGTCTCAGGGCCATGCCGCTTTTCATCTGGCTGCACTGGTTGCGCAACACCCCGATCCCACAGCCTTTGCTCACTTCGCATCATCAGCGTTACCTTCTATCAATGGGCAACACAACATAGTTCAGCTCTTGATCATGAAACATATGCTCGCATCTCGGCACATCAACTACCTCTCTAAAGTGCTGGTGCCGTCATCACCACATGAACCTTCTGTGCCACCTCTCATGCTTAGCACACAAGTCCTTGACTGCATTGCATCTCAGAAGCAGCAATTCAAGGGCATAGGAAAACAAGTGGTCAATGTTGTCAACATGGCACTGCAAGAATACACTCAACGGTCTGGTGAACAGCTGAAGCTTCATTCTGTGTGTGGTGCTAGTCTGCTAAAGGAGGAGGGACTAGAGAACTGTTACCACATCAATTTCCTGGCATACCACGAGGGCTCTGGTTCTGCAGTAGCCGCCCCTGTGCTCTTCTTCACTGAGGCAATTATTCCTTCTTGTGATGAGACTGATATCCGCCTATGTGTGCCAGTTGATCCGGTCACAGACATTG GCCGCTGCTTTGCTTGTGAGAGCAACAGGAAGAAGGTTGTTCACCCCTTTTATGATGAATACCTTGGTGGCCGTGAATTTCAAGAGGATGAAGTCGACTATGGCAATGATTTTCCAAGTCCCTTGGATGCGGACTATATCTTTTTTGATGCTGATAGAGACAGGGCTTTTGCAAATTACTTGTGGAGGAAGAGCACGGGTCATTGA